caaacagacagcaaaCGGAAGAAACTTTCTCGGGCACGAAGATGCTGCATCACCCGCTCGGCCGCTGCTCTGCTCGCTGGAACTTGACCTCTGATGCGGTTGACCTCTCTCGCCCCTGTCCCGTGACCCAGCGGACTTAGCAATGAGTGAATCACGTATAAGGTTGGAGAGATCAGGTCGAAGTGCCTGTTGCTTGAAGAcggaattatttttttatcaatattttatatgtatatatacacacacacaaacacacacacacacacacacatatatatatatatatatatatatatatatatatatatatatatatatatatatatatatatatatataaagatagatagataaatagatagatagatatagatagatagatatatacatacatatgtatgtatatatgcatgcacacacacacacacacacacacacacacacccacacacacacacacacacatacacacacacacacacacacacacacacacgcacacacacacacacacacacacatacacacacacacacacacacacacacacacatatatatatatgtatgtatatatgcatgcacacacacacacacacacacacacacacacacacacatatatatatatatatatatatatatatatatatatatatatatatatatatatatatatatatatatatatatatatatatatatatatatatatatatatatatatatatatacatatatgtgtgtgtgtgtgtgtgtgtgtgtgtgtgtgcaaataaagaGGAGGCAAAGTTAAGGGGGAGAGATACCTGAATGTCGGCTTTGGGTTTTTAAGATATTTTCTTGCAGTCTCGACCGAAAAGATTATCTTTTTGAGAAATCGACATTGATTATACACTATACATCCgccatttttattttgattatatgtACGTGAAATATTTGTcgataacaaaaagaaattcaGGGAAGCATACTTTCCCTTTCAAAAAATCTCACCTCGAGAAAAAGTTGgacacgaagacaaaaaaaaaaaaactgagaaagaaagaacaaaagaagttaTATCATGATGCTTCTTATGGCACATTCTCTCCAGAAAAAAAAGCTTACgaggagagatagcgaaagaaacCTTCCCTTCGCCAGCCGGACTTTTCAGCTTCATCTCGCTTTTTCGTGTAAAATATTACGTCAAAACCAACGGACAATACGCGCTTTCATCCAATTTCGCGAAGGGAAACTCGGCAAAACATGGCGGGCGTTTTTCTCGTCGCTTTTCAACCCGCTGAGATCACCCAAAGACCCTGTATTTGGGAGACGACCGAGGACCTGGCACGCAAAGCCTCTCGACCAATCACAGCCCTCTATTCGAATCAGCTGACCAATAGGCACGCGGACGCATTCTCATTTGTGAAACTCGTGGACCAATCAGGAGTTGCCTCCGAGCGGTCTCTTGTAGGGGGGAAAAAAACGGTTCTTGGCGAGGTGTTTGTGAGCGTGATCTTGTGGACATTATAAATACATTCGCAAATGCCTACACAGAGCAGAGACTACGCAGAGGTCTTACAAGCAGCTCGAATACCTGAAACAATGGTGAGTTTGCTAACACTCGACGTGTGTtgagaaattccttttttttttttttttgcgaaaactCATTAGGGAATAGTCAATTGGATTCACACGAGTATTGATCAATAACACTTGAGTAATAGTGAGTTTCTTTTAAAGAGTGACGTAGGCCTATTAAATCCTTGCTACGGCCGCCATTTTTAGGCATCTAATGTACCTGGTTATCATTCATTTACACTCAGTCCATAATCACcctcagatatacatatatatatatgtatacatatatatatatatatatatatttatatatttatatatatatatttatatatatatatgtatatatatgtatatatatgtatatatatatatatgtatatatatatatatatatatatatatatatatgtatatatatatgtatatatatatatatatacaaatatgtgtatatatatatatatatatatatatatatatatatatatatatatgtatgtatatatatatatatatatatgtatatatatatatatatatatatatatatatatatatatatatatatatatatatatacatacacacacacacacacacacacacacacacacacacacacacacacacacacacacacacacacacacacacacacacacacacacacacttatacacacacacttacacacacacacacacacacacacacacacacacacacacacaaaaacacacacacaaacacacacagacacacttacactcacacacacacacactcatataaatatatatatatatatatatatatatatatatatatatatatatatatatataaatgtacattatattatatatacatacatacatacatacatatatataaatatatatatatatatatatatatatatatatatatatatatatatatatatacacatatatatatatgtatgtatgtatatacatgaacacattgaaacacatacacacacgcacaaacacacacgtacacacactcacacacactcacacacactcacacacactcacacacacacacacacacacacacacacacacacacacacacacacacacacacacacacacacacacacacacacacacacacacacacacacggcacttatatatatatatatatatatatatatatatatatatatatatatatatatatatatatatatacatatatgcagatatatatatatatatatatatatacacatatatatatatatatatacatatatatatatatatatatatatatatatatatatatatatatatatatatatatatatatatattcaaatgtatatatgtatatgtatacatacgtatacatatatacatacatgtatatatatgtatgtttgtgtgcatatatatatatatatatatatatatatatatatatatatatatatatatatatatatatatatatatatacacacacacacacacacacacagacacacgcacacacacacacacacacacacacatatatatatatatatatatatatatatatatatatatatatatatatatatatgcatatacatatacacatgtatgtatgtatatacatgaacacattgaaacatacacacacacgcacaaacacacacgcacacacactcacacacactcacacacactcacacacactcacgcacacacacacacacactcacacacacaaacacacacacacacacacacacacacacacacacacacacacacacacacacacacacacacacacacacacacacacacacacacacacggcacttttatatatatatatatatatatatatatatatatatatatatatatatatatatatatgtatatatataaatgtatatatgtatatatatatatgtatacatatatacatacatgtatatatatgtatgtttatgtgcatatatatatatatatatatatatatatatatatatatatatatatatacatatatatatgtatacatatatatatatttatatacacacacacacacacacacacacacacacacacacacacacacacacacacacacacacacacacacacacatatatatatatatatatatatatatatatatatatatatatatatttatatatataaatgtatatatatacatatatatatatatatatatatatatatatatatatatatatatatatatatatatatgcatatacatatacacattgaaacacatacacacgcacaagcacacacacacacacacacacacacacacacacacacacacacacacacacacacacacacacacacacacacacacacacacacacacacaaacacacacacaaacacacacacacacacacacacacacacacacacacacacacacacacacacacacacacacggacacacacgtacacacacgtacacacacggacacacacacacacacacacacacacacacacacacacacacacacacacacacacacacacacacacacacacacacacacacacacacacacacacacacacacgatcacacccacacacacatatatatatatgtatatatatatatatatatatatatatatatatatatatatatatatatatatatatatatatatatatatctgtatgagtgtgtgtgtgtatatatatatttatatatatatatatatatatatatatatatatatatatatatatatatatatatatataaaagcatatgttACATGTGTGCATTGCTTCTTGTTATTTGTTATGCATGTAAACACTAAGATAAGCACACTCTCCAACCTTGGGCGTATTTACGTAGGAGAACAGATGGGAAAATGAGCGAAACACAGCAGGAAGGAGTTTTCtttcataaaaaaattaaaacatctTGACTCATTATTTCCTGCTGTGTCTCCCTTTTTATGCAGAAGTTTACGGTAATCAGTAGTATTGTTAAAATCTCCTTCTCATTGGTATCATTTTACTATCTTGGTATAATGAAGAATTTTAGGCATCGGTTGACGTTTTATGTGATCCGAAATCTCGGTATTGCTTGATTAAGATAAGTCCCACAGTTCCTTGAGCAGAACTTTATTTAATTTGTTAGTTTTGTTTatggtagagaaaaaaaaaacatgtgataGGATGTGTTATAGATATTTGTgatattaatcatttttttttgttatgttagtTATACCCTATTGGGTTCTTTTCTTACCCCCTTcacgtggtctctctctctctatctctctctctctctctctctctctctctctctctctctctctctctctctctctctctctctctctctctctctctctctctctctctctctctctctctctttatccatttatctatcacccttttttattcttatccgaTTCCTTATTATTTTCCCTTTAATATCAGTTTGAAATATATAATAGTTTACCGTAGTATAAGAAATTTTCTTTGACGGCATTACCTTACAGAAAACGAGACGTAGAACTGATATAATTTGAAAATCCTTCCAATAATATTACATTATCTAATGCATTGTAAGATTCTTCGCTAGATTTATTCttacattattaccattttttatgtataaaggtCGACTctcttgtattatatatatatatatatatatatatatatatatatatatatatatatatatatatatatatatatatgaatattgtgtgtatgtgtgtgtgtatgtgtgtgtatgtgtgtgtgtgtgtgtgtgtgtgtgtgtgtgtgtgtgtgtgtgtgtgtgtgtgtgtgtgtgtgtgtgtgtgtgtgtgtgtgtgtgtgtgtatatatatatatatatatatatatatatatatatatatatatatatatatatatatatatatatatatatgcatataaatgcatatatatacacaaacatacatacacacatacacatacacgtacacatacacacacacacacacacacacacacacacacacacacacacacacacacacacacacacatatatatatatatatatatatatatatatatatatatatatatatatatatgtatatatatgtatatatgtatatatatgtatatatattcatatatatatacatatttatatatatacatatctatatatatatatatatatatatatatatatatgtgtgtgtgtgtgtgtgtgtgtgtgtgtgtgtgtgtgtgtgtgtgtgtgtgtgtgtgtgtgtgtgtgtattaaaacatatatatatatatatatatatatatatatatatatatatatatatatattcacatatgtatatataagcatatatatatatatatatatatatatatatatatatatatatatatatatatatatatgaataagtatatatgtatatatatatgtatatatatatgtgtgtatatatatatatatatatatatatatatatatatatatatatatatatatatatgcatatatataaatacgtatatatatatatatatatatatatatatatatatatatatatatatatacatgtgtacgcgtatgtacatatttatgtatatatgtgtgtgtgtaggtatatatgtatgtatatatatgtatgtatatgtatatatatagaaatacatacacatgtatatatgtatatgtatatatgtatatataatataatatatatatatatatatatatatatatatatatatatatgtgtgtatgtatgtatgtatatgtgtgtgtgtgcatacatacatacacactcacacacacacacacacacacacacacacacacacacacacacacacacacacacacacacaatatatatatatatatatatatatatatatatatatatatatatatatgtatatatatatatataaatatatatatgtatatgtatatgtatatatatatatacatatatatatatatatgtatatatacacatatatatatatatatatatatatatatatatatatatatatatatatatatatatatatgtatatatatgtatatatatatgtatatatatatatatgtatatatatatatatatatatatatatatatatatatatatacatatatatatacaaacacacacacacacacacacaaacacaaacaaacacacatttatatatatatatatatatatatatatataaatatatatatatatatatatatatatatatatatataaacacacacacacacacaaacaaacacacacacacacacaaacacaaacaaacacacatttatatatatatatatatatatatatatatatatatatatatatatatatatttatatatttatatataaacacacacacacacaaacaaacacacacttatatatatatatatatatatatatatatatatatatatatatatatatatttatatatatatatgtctctgtgtgtgtgtgtgtgtatgtatgtatgtatttatatatgtgtgtgtatgtatgtatgcctgtattcacacatgcatgcacacacacacgcacacacatcacatcacacacacacaatatgtatacacacacacacacacacacacacacacacacatatatatatatatatatatatatatatatatatatatatatgtgtgtgtgtgtgtgtgtgtgtgtgtgtgtgtgtgtgtgtgtgtgtgtatatatatatatatatatatatatatatatatatatatatatatatatatatatatactcacacacacaaacacacacacacaatatatatatatatatatatatatttatatatatatgtatatatatatgtatatatatatgtatatatatatgtatatatatatatgtatatatatatatatatatatatatgtatatatatatatatgtatatatatatatatgtatatatatatatatatgtatatatatatatatatatatatatatatatatatgtatatatatatgtgtatatatatatatgtatatatatatatgtatatgtatatatatatatatatatatatatatatatatatatatatatatatatatatatatatatgtatatatatacaaacatacatacacacaaacacaaacaaacacacatttatatatatatatatatatatatatatatatatatatatatatatatatatatataaatacacacacacacaaacaaacacacatccatatatatatatatatatatatatatatatatatatatatatatatatgtatatatttatgtatctctgtgtgtgtgtgtgtatgtatgtatgtatttatatatgtgtgtgtatgtatgtatgcctgtattcacacatgcatgcacacacacacgcacacacatcacatcacacacacacaaacacacatacacaaacacacacatatgtacatatatgtatatgtgtatatatatgtatgtgtgtgtgtgtgtgtgtgtgtgtgtgtgtgtgtgtgtgtgtatatatatatatatgtatatatatacatatatatttatgtatatatttgtgtatatatatgtatgtatatatagatacttatacagacacacaaacatatgcatgtgtatgcatgattTGCATTATGATACTGCTGACCCGACGAGGACGGTCCGGCCGCACTTCCCTGAAGCAGCTCCTCCCACTGACGCCCTCTCGTCCCTCCCGCAGCGACTCAGCCTGGTCCTGCTCCTGGCGGCGGCGTCCCTGGCCCTCGCCCTCCCCGGCATGGGCtacggcgggggcggcggcaagggcggcggcggcggcgggaggcccAAGAGGGTCCGCGTCGTCCAGATCCCCATGAGCGTCCCCGTCTACCACCACGCCTACCACCACTTCATCGTccagggcggaggcggaggaggaggtggtggatacggaggaggaggaggaggacacggaggaggaggtggacacggcggcggaggcggaggaggaacgcTGAACATCGTCGTTGAGTCAGCCGATGGGACTTACTCAGGTAGAgtcgaattattatttttttggtttcgtTCTCGCTCGGATTAAGCTTCGTAATTTTCATCGTTTGTCAAGAATTCTCGTTATGTAGATGCTCGTGTTGACTCCGCGTATTACCTCCTTTGTCCGTTTAGAAATAATGACGGAAATGACGCTCATTTCAAGGTAATCGGAACGGTTGTCGAGCGCTTTCGTCGGGAAATCGGAGCACCTTTTGCTCCCTTCGTGAAAGTGCCAAGAGTAGGATATATCAAGGCTCGAGGACTCCCAAAGGGCTGTTTATTAAGTCTCTGGCGCTCTTGCCCAATTGGCTGATCCTCGTATCTAAAGGTCGGCCTCACGTGTGGTCTAGAAATGTCGTTTCCTCCGGGTTTCACGCCAGGAAATGAGATTCTTTTCGTTATATGTTATCAAGGGCACCTGCATATATTCGCTTTACCTtcagtgttttttctcttttcttttagttttcttgaATCAAAGACTAGTTAACTCTCAGGTCTTTCTTATACACATAGCGATACTGTTTTTTTCACCTTATTTTTAACTAAGTAAACAGCCCTGGATGAGCAATACAAAGTACATAAGCATCTGTTATCTACAAATATCCCATATAATCTCACAAATTAAGGCTTACTTTTATGCACTAAGCATATTTAATCATCTTCCTTCTAATTTTCCTTCGTCTGACACCTAACGCGGCAGGACTTTCTCTGGCTACCCCTTTAAGTAAACCTTTTTCATTTATCAAAGTGGTTCTTCCAGGTGAAGTAGTATTGCATGGTCCTAAAAAGACACTCGTGAGCTTACTTCAATTCCCTTCAAATATTCAAAATATTCCCTTCAAATAACGAGCGGCGACAACAGACTTCCTTGCGGCACTCCAGCTGGTTTCTCGGTTCATTCAGTGTGCTCTTGGTTATTAATGAGGTTATAAAATCCCGAATTCGCGGGTTAatctaatattttctttctttcttctatactTTTTAGTATGTTTTCTATATTTTCATCCTTGGGATCTGGTCCGCTCTCCGTCTCTATTAAAGGACCAATTTGCTTGTACTTTTCCATACCTAATTGGTCATCGCTGtgatttcgtctctctctctctctctctctctctctctctctctctctctctctctctctatatatatatatatatatatatatatatatatatatatatatatatatatatatatatatatgaatgtgtgtgtgttccaaatCGCATAAAATGCATTTAGTATTTTCAGCATTTCTAACTTTTGACTACCGCTCTCTCCTTGTTATTGACATATTATAGTATGTTATTCATTCCGTCCTGCACAGATTTCCTTATGCGGTCGGTTTATCTTTTTAACGATAGCGAAAGCAATGAAGCAGCTATATATTTAGCGGAGTTGGAATTCAATTTGGTCGTTGGGTTAGCGATGTTCACTTCTCACACTGTCATTATGGTACTGTTTCAATTACTACTTTTTTGTGTTTTAATCTTAGTAAATTATAAATCCTTGTCATATGATAGAAAGGTAAGAAATATGAAATTGAATAGTAGTATTTTTTTCTGGCATCGTACTACAGGTTATATATAACGAAAACGTAGGaggaagaaattataataatgataagaagtgtGGCATCAATATCATACGTGGTTAAACACAATTATAAACGCAGTAAAGGTGCTGTCagactagcacttttttccgacaattttttgacaattttctgaaattttgtccatttttgagcgaattgtcgattttccagtcagacgataatgatcgttcccgtctgaaaacctttccatcaactttttcagccaagcaaagtcaaatcaagagctattttcgagaatgtttgtatttttgttaaatagaattgtcaaaaaaattgatggaaaaagtgctagtgtgacagcaccttaacacGTTCATCATAAAGACGCGGCCACACTATAAATAGCAAACGGATACGTTCGTGGCtgtaattttttttcctaataacTAATGTAGTAAGAAATGTAGTTATTAGAATACCCAttattccattattgttatctgtACCAAGTGATAGTTCGTCTTTGCAACAATTAATACGATCACTTGCCACGATTCACTTTCACCTCTGCCATTACGGCTGTCACGGTACCATTGGCTCAGTGATTTTTACGACTGCTCTTTAACAGGCAATTGGCATGAATATTTATCTGTTAGAACTTTTTATCGTTATCGGCTTCacactctttccttctattttaagCAGGGATGATTTTGGTGAGACTGGCATTTCCTGTCATTGTTGTTGCAGTTGGTATCGTTGTTATTTCGTTTATGCTGTCATTGATTATttaaagatatgataatatatgaataGTTCATACGATTTCGATCATTTCAGACGGAACACCTTTTGTCGTCTCGGGGCCTGCGAACAGCGGTAAGCAGtttgcaggtttttttttttttttcttttttttgcataaacctctttcctcttttgctgtttctctcccttcttgcctttctctttttcgttgtattttcttttatttattattattcatcctttcttcttttctgctccttttcatgattattatgg
This genomic stretch from Penaeus vannamei isolate JL-2024 chromosome 28, ASM4276789v1, whole genome shotgun sequence harbors:
- the LOC113803933 gene encoding uncharacterized protein, with the protein product MPTQSRDYAEVLQAARIPETMRLSLVLLLAAASLALALPGMGYGGGGGKGGGGGGRPKRVRVVQIPMSVPVYHHAYHHFIVQGGGGGGGGGYGGGGGGHGGGGGHGGGGGGGTLNIVVESADGTYSDGTPFVVSGPANSGGHVPVSSSYGGYH